One Nonomuraea angiospora DNA segment encodes these proteins:
- the frc gene encoding formyl-CoA transferase, with product MKALEGVRVLDMTHVQSGPSCTQLLAWLGADVVKLEAPTGDITRQQLRDLPDVDSLYFTMLNCNKRSITLNMKSERGKEIFTELVKSADILVENFGPGAVDRMGFTWDRLQELNPRLIYASIKGFGTGKYAKFKAYEVIAQAMGGSMTTTGFEEGPPLATGAQIGDSGTGIHAVAGILAALYQRQRTGRGQRVQVAMQHAVLNLCRVKLRDQQRLAHGPLREYPNKTFGDEVPRSGNASGGGQPGWAVRCAPGGPNDYIYVIVQPVGWKPISNIIGRPELAEDPEWATPEARLPKLDKMFQLIEEWTIRHDKWTVLDRLNAENIPCGPILSTKELVQDESLREEGIVVTVDHPQRGEFVTVGSPLQLSDSPVDVRTPPLLGEHNQEIYGELGVSADELAELRTNGVI from the coding sequence ATGAAGGCCCTCGAAGGTGTCCGCGTCCTCGACATGACCCACGTCCAGTCGGGCCCGTCCTGCACCCAGCTGCTCGCCTGGCTGGGCGCGGACGTCGTCAAGCTGGAGGCCCCGACCGGCGACATCACCCGGCAGCAGCTGCGCGACCTCCCGGACGTCGACAGCCTCTATTTCACGATGCTCAACTGCAACAAGCGCAGCATCACCCTCAACATGAAGAGCGAGCGCGGCAAGGAGATCTTCACCGAGCTGGTGAAGAGCGCCGACATCCTGGTCGAGAACTTCGGCCCGGGCGCGGTCGACCGCATGGGCTTCACCTGGGACCGCCTCCAGGAGCTCAACCCGCGCCTGATCTACGCCTCCATCAAGGGCTTCGGCACCGGCAAATACGCCAAGTTCAAGGCGTACGAGGTGATCGCCCAGGCCATGGGCGGCTCGATGACCACCACCGGCTTCGAGGAGGGCCCGCCGCTGGCCACCGGGGCGCAGATCGGCGACTCGGGCACCGGCATCCACGCGGTCGCCGGCATCCTGGCCGCCCTCTACCAGCGCCAGCGGACCGGCCGCGGGCAGCGCGTACAGGTGGCCATGCAGCACGCCGTGCTGAACCTGTGCCGCGTCAAGCTCCGCGACCAGCAGCGCCTGGCGCACGGCCCGCTGCGCGAGTACCCGAACAAGACGTTCGGCGACGAGGTACCCCGCTCGGGCAACGCCAGCGGCGGCGGACAGCCCGGCTGGGCGGTGCGCTGCGCGCCCGGCGGGCCCAACGACTACATCTACGTGATCGTGCAGCCGGTCGGCTGGAAGCCGATCTCGAACATCATCGGCCGCCCCGAGCTGGCCGAGGACCCCGAGTGGGCCACGCCCGAGGCGCGGCTGCCGAAGCTGGACAAGATGTTCCAGCTCATCGAGGAGTGGACGATCCGCCACGACAAGTGGACGGTCCTCGACCGGCTCAACGCCGAGAACATCCCGTGCGGGCCGATCCTGTCCACCAAGGAGCTGGTCCAGGACGAGAGCCTGCGCGAGGAGGGCATTGTCGTCACGGTCGACCACCCGCAGCGCGGCGAGTTCGTGACGGTAGGCAGCCCGCTGCAGCTATCGGACTCCCCGGTCGACGTCCGCACCCCGCCCCTGCTCGGCGAGCACAACCAGGAGATCTACGGCGAGCTCGGCGTCAGCGCGGACGAGCTCGCCGAACTCAGGACGAACGGAGTCATCTAG
- a CDS encoding molybdopterin oxidoreductase family protein, protein MSYDRLTHPLVRENGVLRRATWEEALERAAEGFRRNLAAHGPDCFAMLSCARSTNEMNYVGQKFTRVVIGTNNVDSCNRTCHAPSVAGLSAVFGSGGGTSSYQEVEDTDVIVMWGSAARNAHPIFFQHVLKGIHNGARMFAVDPRRTGTAQWADLWLGLNVGTDIPLAHAVAREIIHAGLHNEAFIERATVGFEEFKESVEPWTLTVAEQVTGVPAHAIRELAHAYARADRAQLCWTLGITEHHNATDNVRALINLSLLTGHVGRYGSGLSPLRGQNNVQGGGDMGAIPNRLPGFQDLLDPGIRARFESAWGREIQPRYGLNLTQMLEAMAEGEVTTCYLIGENPVQSEADSLACIKRLSMLDHLVVQDIFLTKTAQMADVVLPASAAWCEADGTFTNSERRVQRVRKALDPPGEARDDIWIMCELARRLGHDWHYDGAEEVWNELRAMSPQHHGMTYQRLADLQGIQWPCPSEDSLEPPYLHGRLWESDPVRRGTPAPFAVLRHSPPVDLLDEEYPLRLTTGRRLDSYNTGVQSSGFASPLRRGETVELCPEDADRLGVVAGEEVRITSRRGSVVAPVFIDPALRPGLVFMTMHFPDEVDTNSLTIEATCPIAGTAEFKAAAVRVEKLVKAG, encoded by the coding sequence ATGAGCTATGACCGCCTGACCCATCCACTGGTGCGTGAGAACGGCGTGCTGCGCAGGGCGACCTGGGAGGAGGCCCTGGAGCGGGCGGCGGAGGGCTTCCGCCGCAACCTCGCCGCACATGGGCCCGACTGCTTCGCCATGTTGTCGTGCGCCCGTTCCACCAACGAGATGAACTACGTCGGGCAGAAGTTCACCCGCGTGGTGATCGGCACCAACAACGTGGACTCCTGCAACCGCACCTGCCACGCGCCGAGCGTGGCGGGGCTGTCGGCGGTGTTCGGCAGCGGTGGCGGCACGTCCTCCTACCAGGAGGTGGAGGACACCGATGTGATCGTGATGTGGGGTTCGGCGGCGCGTAACGCCCACCCCATCTTCTTCCAGCACGTGCTGAAGGGCATCCACAACGGGGCCCGGATGTTCGCGGTGGACCCGCGCCGCACCGGCACCGCCCAGTGGGCCGACCTGTGGCTCGGGCTGAACGTGGGCACCGACATCCCCCTCGCCCACGCGGTGGCCAGGGAGATCATCCACGCCGGGCTGCACAACGAGGCGTTCATCGAGCGGGCCACGGTCGGGTTCGAGGAGTTCAAGGAGTCGGTCGAGCCCTGGACGCTCACCGTCGCCGAGCAGGTCACCGGCGTGCCCGCGCACGCCATCCGCGAGCTGGCCCACGCCTACGCCCGCGCCGACCGCGCCCAGCTGTGCTGGACGCTCGGCATCACCGAGCACCACAACGCGACGGACAACGTACGGGCCCTGATCAACCTGTCGCTGCTCACCGGCCACGTCGGCCGCTACGGCTCCGGACTGTCGCCGCTGCGCGGCCAGAACAACGTGCAGGGCGGCGGCGACATGGGCGCCATCCCCAACCGCCTGCCCGGCTTCCAGGACCTCCTCGACCCGGGCATCAGGGCGCGTTTCGAGAGCGCGTGGGGCAGGGAGATCCAGCCGCGCTACGGCCTCAACCTCACCCAGATGCTGGAGGCCATGGCCGAAGGCGAGGTGACCACCTGCTATCTCATCGGTGAGAACCCCGTGCAGTCCGAGGCCGACTCGCTGGCCTGCATCAAGCGCCTGTCCATGCTCGACCACCTGGTCGTGCAGGACATCTTCCTCACCAAGACCGCCCAGATGGCCGACGTCGTGCTGCCCGCGAGCGCCGCCTGGTGCGAGGCGGACGGCACGTTCACCAACAGCGAGCGCCGGGTCCAGCGGGTGCGCAAGGCTCTCGATCCGCCGGGCGAGGCGCGCGACGACATCTGGATCATGTGCGAGCTGGCCCGCAGGCTGGGCCACGACTGGCACTACGACGGCGCCGAAGAGGTCTGGAACGAGCTGCGCGCCATGTCGCCCCAGCACCACGGCATGACCTACCAGCGGCTGGCCGACCTGCAGGGCATCCAGTGGCCCTGCCCGTCGGAGGACTCCCTGGAGCCGCCCTACCTGCACGGCAGGCTGTGGGAGAGCGACCCGGTCAGGCGGGGCACGCCGGCGCCGTTCGCGGTGCTGCGCCACTCGCCGCCGGTGGACCTGCTGGACGAGGAATATCCGCTTCGGCTGACGACCGGGCGGCGGCTCGACTCCTACAACACGGGCGTGCAGTCCTCCGGGTTCGCCTCTCCCCTGCGCCGGGGCGAGACGGTGGAGCTCTGCCCCGAGGACGCCGACCGGCTCGGCGTCGTCGCGGGCGAGGAGGTGCGGATCACCTCGCGGCGCGGGTCGGTGGTCGCGCCCGTCTTCATCGACCCCGCCCTGCGGCCGGGGCTGGTGTTCATGACCATGCACTTCCCGGACGAAGTGGACACCAACTCCCTCACCATCGAGGCCACCTGCCCCATCGCGGGCACCGCCGAGTTCAAGGCGGCGGCCGTACGCGTCGAGAAGCTCGTGAAGGCCGGGTGA
- a CDS encoding thiamine pyrophosphate-binding protein, with product MRKTADAGKGGMMSETISGGHLVAKALKAEGVDVIYTLCGGHIIDIYDGCVDEGIEVIDVRHEQVAAHAADGYARITGKPGCAVVTAGPGTTDAVTGVANAFRAESPMLLIGGQGALSQHKMGSLQDLPHVDMMNPITKFAATVPSTERVADIVSMAFRECYNGAPGPSFLEIPRDVLDAKVPLEKARIPKAGHYRASTRQQGDPEAIERLADMLAHAEKPCILLGSQVWTCRATDAAIDFVRALNVPAYMNGSGRGTLPPGDPHHFQLSRRYAFTNADLIIIVGTPFDFRMGYGKRLSPTAAVVQIDLDYRTVGKNRDIDLGIVGDAGLVLAAAAQAASGRIENAVTKRKEWMDELRAVETQAYEKRLPRQLSDAQPIDPYRLVHEINEFLTEDTIYIGDGGDIVTFSGQVVQPKSPGHWMDPGPLGTLGVGMAFAMAAKQARRDKEVLCLFGDGAFSLTGWDFETMVRFDLPFIGVIGNNSSMNQIRYGQAAKYGEDRARVGNTLGDIRYGDFAKLLGGYGEEVRDPAEIRPALERARESGKPSLINVWVDPEVYAPGTMNQTMYK from the coding sequence ATGCGGAAGACAGCCGACGCCGGAAAGGGTGGCATGATGTCGGAAACGATCTCTGGTGGTCATCTCGTAGCCAAGGCACTCAAGGCCGAGGGCGTGGATGTGATCTACACGCTCTGCGGCGGCCACATCATCGATATCTATGACGGCTGCGTCGATGAGGGCATCGAGGTCATCGACGTACGCCACGAGCAGGTGGCGGCACACGCGGCCGACGGGTACGCGCGCATCACCGGCAAGCCCGGCTGCGCGGTCGTCACCGCCGGGCCGGGCACGACCGACGCGGTCACCGGCGTGGCCAACGCCTTCCGCGCGGAGAGCCCCATGTTGCTCATCGGCGGCCAGGGAGCGCTGAGCCAGCACAAGATGGGCTCGCTGCAGGACCTGCCGCACGTGGACATGATGAACCCGATCACCAAGTTCGCGGCCACCGTGCCGAGCACGGAGCGGGTGGCGGACATCGTGTCGATGGCCTTCCGCGAGTGCTACAACGGCGCGCCGGGCCCGTCGTTCCTGGAGATCCCGCGCGACGTGCTCGACGCGAAGGTCCCCCTGGAGAAGGCGCGTATCCCCAAGGCCGGGCACTACCGGGCCTCGACCCGCCAGCAGGGCGACCCGGAGGCGATCGAGCGGCTGGCCGACATGCTGGCGCACGCGGAGAAGCCGTGCATCCTGCTCGGGAGCCAGGTGTGGACGTGCCGGGCCACGGACGCCGCGATCGACTTCGTCCGCGCCCTGAACGTGCCCGCGTACATGAACGGCTCGGGCCGCGGCACGCTCCCGCCCGGCGACCCGCACCACTTCCAGCTCAGCCGCCGGTACGCCTTCACCAACGCCGACCTGATCATCATCGTCGGCACCCCGTTCGACTTCCGGATGGGCTACGGCAAGCGCCTGTCGCCGACCGCCGCCGTCGTCCAGATCGACCTCGACTACCGCACCGTCGGCAAGAACCGCGACATCGACCTGGGGATCGTCGGCGACGCCGGCCTCGTCCTCGCGGCGGCGGCCCAGGCCGCCAGCGGCCGCATCGAGAACGCGGTCACCAAGCGCAAGGAGTGGATGGACGAACTGCGCGCCGTCGAGACCCAGGCGTACGAGAAGCGCCTGCCCCGCCAGCTCTCCGACGCCCAGCCCATCGACCCCTACCGCCTGGTCCACGAGATCAACGAGTTCCTCACCGAGGACACGATCTACATCGGCGACGGCGGCGACATCGTCACCTTCTCCGGCCAGGTCGTGCAGCCCAAGTCGCCCGGCCACTGGATGGACCCGGGCCCGCTCGGCACGCTCGGCGTCGGCATGGCCTTCGCCATGGCGGCCAAGCAGGCGCGGCGCGACAAGGAGGTGCTCTGCCTCTTCGGCGACGGCGCCTTCAGCCTGACCGGCTGGGACTTCGAGACCATGGTCCGCTTCGACCTGCCGTTCATCGGGGTCATCGGCAACAACTCCTCCATGAACCAGATCAGGTACGGCCAGGCCGCCAAGTACGGCGAGGACCGCGCCCGCGTCGGCAACACCCTCGGCGACATCCGCTACGGCGACTTCGCCAAGCTGCTCGGCGGCTACGGCGAGGAGGTGCGCGACCCGGCCGAGATCCGCCCCGCGCTGGAGCGGGCCAGGGAGTCGGGCAAGCCCTCGCTGATCAACGTGTGGGTCGATCCCGAGGTCTACGCCCCCGGAACCATGAACCAGACGATGTACAAGTAG
- a CDS encoding NAD(P)H-dependent oxidoreductase subunit E has product MDLRFRGAEPSEEERAAVDALLGPPASAWDGGGRSEADLRVAVRAESQRDMLLPALHAVNDRVGWISEGALDYICRRLTVPPAEAYGVATFYSLFSMEPRPKRVLHVCTDLACQAKGGEDVRRQVEERLGPPGTSWHESPCLGLCERAPAALALEAGTPPKAQVYAPANASLTLGSPTPNGTTPSLDVAGDAPVAAAVPQAGQDGLTLLRRVGTTDPASLDDYRAAGGYTALRRAFELGPAGVIREVLESGLVGRGGAAFPTGRKWDATARQPDHPHYLVCNADESEPGTFKDRVIMEGDPYALVEAMTIAAYATGCAKGYLYIRGEYPRATARLQHAIATARARGLLGDDILGKGLSFDIELRRGAGAYICGEETAIFNSIEGQRGEPRSKPPFPVEKGLFGKPTVVNNVETLVNVLPILERGARAYAAAEPKLFCVSGAVERPGVYELTFGATLRELLDLTGTTGTTRAVLLGGAAGAFVTDLDIPLTFEGTRNAGATLGSGVVLVIDDTVDMKRLLLRIAEFFRDESCGQCVPCRVGTVRQEEALHRLSRRVSDDDLVLLREVGQTMRDASICGLGQTAWNAVESAIDRLGVFR; this is encoded by the coding sequence ATGGATCTGAGGTTCCGCGGCGCAGAGCCGTCCGAGGAGGAGCGCGCGGCCGTCGACGCCCTGCTCGGGCCGCCCGCGTCGGCGTGGGACGGCGGCGGGAGGAGCGAGGCCGACCTGCGGGTGGCCGTGCGCGCCGAGTCCCAGCGCGACATGCTGCTGCCCGCGCTGCACGCGGTCAACGACCGGGTCGGGTGGATCAGCGAGGGCGCGCTCGACTACATCTGCCGCCGCCTGACCGTGCCACCCGCCGAGGCGTACGGGGTGGCGACGTTCTACTCGCTGTTCTCCATGGAGCCGCGCCCGAAGCGGGTGCTGCACGTCTGCACCGACCTGGCCTGCCAGGCCAAGGGCGGCGAGGACGTACGCAGGCAGGTGGAGGAGCGGCTCGGCCCGCCCGGCACGTCGTGGCACGAGAGCCCCTGCCTGGGCCTGTGCGAGCGGGCCCCCGCCGCGCTCGCCCTGGAGGCGGGCACGCCTCCCAAGGCCCAGGTGTACGCGCCCGCGAACGCCTCCCTGACCCTCGGCTCCCCCACCCCCAACGGCACCACCCCGAGCCTCGACGTCGCCGGTGACGCCCCGGTGGCGGCGGCCGTGCCGCAGGCCGGGCAGGACGGGCTGACGCTGCTCAGGAGGGTCGGCACGACCGACCCCGCGAGCCTGGACGACTACCGGGCGGCCGGCGGCTACACCGCGCTCAGGAGGGCGTTCGAGCTGGGGCCCGCCGGGGTCATCCGGGAGGTCCTGGAGTCGGGGCTGGTCGGCCGGGGCGGCGCCGCGTTCCCGACCGGCCGCAAGTGGGACGCCACCGCGCGCCAGCCCGACCACCCGCACTACCTGGTCTGCAACGCCGACGAGAGCGAGCCGGGCACGTTCAAGGACCGCGTGATCATGGAGGGCGACCCGTACGCGCTGGTGGAAGCGATGACGATCGCCGCCTACGCCACCGGCTGCGCCAAGGGATACCTCTACATCAGGGGCGAATACCCCAGGGCGACCGCGCGGCTCCAGCACGCCATCGCGACCGCCCGCGCGCGGGGCCTGCTCGGCGACGACATCCTCGGCAAGGGCCTGTCGTTCGACATCGAGCTGCGCAGGGGCGCGGGCGCGTACATCTGCGGCGAGGAGACCGCGATCTTCAACTCCATCGAGGGGCAGCGGGGCGAGCCACGCAGCAAGCCGCCGTTCCCCGTGGAGAAGGGGCTGTTCGGCAAGCCGACCGTGGTCAACAACGTCGAGACGCTGGTCAACGTGCTGCCGATCCTGGAGCGCGGCGCCCGGGCGTACGCGGCGGCCGAGCCCAAGCTGTTCTGCGTCTCGGGCGCGGTCGAGCGGCCCGGCGTGTACGAGCTCACGTTCGGCGCGACGCTGCGCGAGCTGCTGGATCTGACCGGCACCACCGGCACGACCCGCGCGGTGCTGCTCGGCGGCGCGGCCGGCGCGTTCGTCACCGACCTGGACATCCCTCTCACCTTCGAGGGCACCAGGAACGCGGGGGCGACGCTCGGCTCCGGCGTGGTGCTCGTCATCGACGACACCGTGGACATGAAACGGCTGCTGCTGCGCATCGCGGAGTTCTTCCGCGACGAGTCCTGCGGCCAGTGCGTGCCCTGCCGGGTGGGCACCGTACGGCAGGAGGAGGCCCTGCACCGGCTCTCGCGCCGGGTCTCCGACGACGATCTCGTGCTGCTGCGCGAGGTCGGCCAGACCATGCGGGACGCCTCGATCTGCGGCCTCGGACAGACCGCCTGGAACGCCGTCGAATCGGCCATCGACCGTCTGGGAGTGTTCAGATGA
- a CDS encoding molybdopterin molybdotransferase MoeA produces MTVLRHDLVVESTTWVTARALAKGAAAPLEPASVPLADALGGRLAAPLPALVAVPGVDVSAMDGYAVAGAGPWRVVGRVLAGGACYGEELRPGEAVEIATGAPAPPGALAVLPYEQAAVDGARVDGAVEPGRHLRRRGEDIAEGAVVLGAGAVVTPVALGLAAALGHDELLVRPRPRVAVLITGDEVVHEGLPAPGRVRDAIGPFLPGLVSWAGGRVASTDRLPDGPQALRAALAADGADVVAVCGASSKGPADHLRAVLGDLGADVIVDGVAVRPGHPQLLARLPGGSLVVGLPGNPFAALGAALTLLAPILRELAGIPVRTEASALAGAVRAHPRDTRLVPVRRSGRGAVPVGHDRPGSLWGAALADALAVVPPGWAGEQVELIELPPGG; encoded by the coding sequence GTGACCGTTCTTCGGCATGATCTAGTGGTGGAGTCGACGACCTGGGTGACCGCGCGGGCCCTCGCGAAGGGGGCCGCGGCGCCCCTGGAGCCCGCGTCCGTGCCGCTCGCCGACGCTCTCGGCGGCCGCCTGGCAGCGCCTTTGCCGGCGCTGGTGGCGGTGCCCGGGGTGGACGTGTCGGCGATGGACGGCTACGCGGTGGCCGGTGCCGGGCCGTGGCGGGTGGTCGGCCGGGTCCTGGCCGGTGGCGCCTGCTACGGGGAGGAGCTGCGGCCAGGGGAGGCGGTCGAGATCGCCACCGGCGCTCCGGCGCCCCCGGGCGCCTTGGCGGTGCTGCCGTACGAGCAGGCCGCGGTGGACGGGGCGCGGGTGGACGGCGCCGTCGAGCCCGGGCGGCACCTGCGGCGGCGGGGCGAGGACATCGCCGAGGGCGCGGTCGTGCTGGGCGCGGGCGCGGTGGTGACGCCGGTGGCGCTCGGGCTGGCCGCCGCGCTGGGCCACGACGAGCTGCTGGTACGGCCCCGCCCGCGGGTGGCGGTGCTGATCACCGGGGACGAGGTCGTCCACGAGGGCCTGCCCGCGCCGGGCCGGGTGCGCGACGCCATCGGCCCGTTCCTGCCGGGCCTGGTGTCGTGGGCCGGCGGCCGGGTGGCGAGCACGGACCGGCTGCCCGACGGCCCGCAAGCGCTCCGCGCCGCGCTGGCGGCTGACGGGGCGGACGTGGTCGCCGTGTGCGGGGCCTCGTCCAAGGGCCCGGCCGACCACCTCAGGGCCGTGCTCGGCGACCTCGGCGCCGACGTGATCGTCGACGGCGTCGCCGTGCGGCCAGGGCACCCGCAGCTCCTGGCCCGGCTGCCGGGCGGATCGCTGGTCGTCGGCCTGCCGGGGAACCCGTTCGCGGCCCTCGGCGCGGCCCTCACGCTGCTCGCGCCCATCCTGCGCGAGCTGGCCGGGATCCCCGTCCGCACGGAGGCGTCGGCGCTGGCCGGGGCGGTGCGGGCGCACCCGCGCGACACGCGGCTCGTGCCGGTCAGGCGGTCGGGCCGGGGAGCGGTGCCGGTGGGGCACGACCGGCCGGGTTCGCTGTGGGGTGCGGCGCTGGCCGACGCGCTGGCCGTAGTCCCGCCGGGGTGGGCCGGTGAGCAGGTCGAGCTGATCGAGTTGCCTCCTGGGGGCTAG
- a CDS encoding 2-dehydropantoate 2-reductase, which translates to MKVAVLGAGAIGAYVGAALHRAGVEVHLIARGEHLQAIRRAGVRVLTPRGDFTAHPHATDDPTQVGPVDHVFLGLKANSYASAGPMIRPLLHEATSIIAAQNGIPWWYFHGLKGPYEGYRIESVDPGGAVTTALPLNRAVGCVVYAATEIERPGVIRHLEGTRFSIGEPDGELTERCDAFSQAAIAGGLKCPVERDLRKDVWVKLMGNIAFNPISALARATMAGICRHDGARELVVAMMRETVEVARRVGCDPGISIERRLKGAEKAGEHKTSTLQDLEKGKPLELDVLLAAVVELADLTGAEVPTLRAIHAVSDLLNANLVRAV; encoded by the coding sequence ATGAAGGTCGCTGTTCTTGGCGCCGGCGCCATCGGCGCATACGTGGGGGCCGCCCTCCACCGGGCGGGAGTCGAGGTGCACCTCATCGCGAGAGGCGAGCACCTCCAGGCGATCCGGCGCGCCGGTGTGCGGGTGCTCACCCCCCGAGGCGACTTCACCGCCCATCCCCATGCCACCGACGACCCCACCCAGGTCGGCCCGGTGGACCACGTCTTCCTGGGCCTCAAGGCGAACAGCTACGCCTCCGCCGGCCCCATGATCAGGCCGCTCCTGCACGAGGCCACGAGCATCATCGCCGCGCAGAACGGCATCCCGTGGTGGTACTTCCACGGGCTCAAGGGCCCCTACGAGGGCTACCGCATCGAGAGCGTCGACCCGGGCGGCGCGGTCACGACCGCGCTGCCCCTGAACCGTGCCGTCGGCTGCGTCGTGTACGCCGCCACCGAGATCGAGCGGCCCGGCGTGATCCGCCACCTCGAGGGCACCCGCTTCTCCATCGGCGAGCCGGACGGCGAGCTGACCGAGCGGTGCGACGCCTTCAGCCAGGCCGCCATAGCGGGCGGGCTCAAGTGCCCGGTGGAGCGCGACCTGCGCAAAGACGTGTGGGTCAAGCTCATGGGCAACATCGCCTTCAACCCGATCAGCGCGCTGGCCAGGGCGACCATGGCCGGGATCTGCCGCCACGACGGCGCCAGGGAGCTGGTCGTGGCCATGATGCGGGAGACCGTCGAGGTGGCCAGGCGGGTCGGGTGCGACCCGGGGATCTCCATCGAGCGCCGCCTGAAGGGGGCGGAGAAGGCGGGCGAGCACAAGACCTCCACGCTGCAGGACCTGGAGAAGGGCAAGCCGCTGGAGCTGGACGTGCTGCTCGCGGCGGTGGTCGAGCTGGCCGACCTCACCGGCGCCGAGGTGCCGACGCTGCGCGCGATCCACGCGGTGAGCGACCTCCTCAACGCCAACCTTGTCCGCGCGGTCTAG